CTCCCGgtcccccctggctgtccccgcAGGTCCTtcccggtgtccccgctgtccccacggtgtccccgcACCTGCTCGGCCGTGGCCGGGTCCATCTCCACCCTGCCGGCCTCGTACTCATCCTCGCTGTTGTAGCCGCCTCCCGCCTCGTcgggcccggggctgccgcagccggggggtcccagccccatcccgaGCCCGATCCCGCCGGGGCCCGAGCCCGCGGGGCCCGCgctgggcccggccccgccgcgccgccgccgcttGCTGTGCCCGGGGCCGcctcctccgccgccgccgcagccggGCCCGCGGGGCTCGGGCAGCCCCAGCGCCGCCGCCTCCAACCCCAGCAGCGCCGCGGGGCCGTCGGCGGAGCCGGGCCCGCCGGTACCGGgcccgccgggccccgcgggcGGGGGGGACCCGGCGGCTCCGggcagcccggcccagccccgcagcggcggcggcggagagGCGCGAGGCCGCGGCCCCCCCCACGCCGGGCCCGCCGGGTTCGCCGACGCCTCCGGGGCCTCTCTCGGGCCCCGCGTCCGCTCCGCGCTCGGGCCCCGCGTCAGGGCCGGAATCGCCATCACCGTCGGGAGCCGGTACCGGCTTCTTCTTGGGGAGGATCGTCATGGCGGGGCGCGCatggggcggggggggcggcgcggggctggGCGCGGGCCGGGGGCCGgccggggggcgggggggccgCGGGCGGGGGTCGCTGGGGCCCCCCCGGCGCTGAGGGGCCGCGGGCGCTGCGGCCGCCGGGGCCGTGTCAACATCAACAGCCGCGACCTCCGACCCCGCGCGCGCTTCCGCCTcgcccgcgccgcgccgcgccATTGGCCGGCGGAGCCGGGGAAGCGCCGTGATTGGTTGGGAGGTGAAGGAAGTCCCGCCTTTCGTCTCTCCGCCTCGGCGAGGGGGAGGCGGGATGGATGTTGCCATGGTGATGGCGGGGGAGAGCGGGGATTGGGTGAGGCGGGGAGGGAGGTAGGtgattggttggttttgggggagGGAGGTGAGGGCTGATTGGCTGGTGGAGGTGTCGCTTTAGCGGAGGGGGAAGGCGCGGCTCGAAGTAAACGTGAGCGCTGATTGGGTGATGGCACGTCAATCATCGGTGGGAGGGAGCAGCGAGGAGACGCCGAGGGCTGATTGGTGCGGTTCTTAACCCCGCCCGCATCGCCCTCCTATTGGCTGCAGCAAGCGACCTAATTTCCTATTGGCTCAGGCGCGACAGAGGCGGAGCCGAGGAGGGAAGCACCGCCCCTCTCATAACCCCACCCTCTTATCTGTCAATCTGCCGCAAACCCCGCCCCTTCTCTGCCCTCCCACGTggcccaacccccccaaaaaccgcTCAGGAccctcccaaaacccctcaggaccccccaaaacccaccatGACTCCGTCAaaacctccccaggacccccaaaaccagaCCTGAGCtccatttccagctcctttATTAAAATCCAACCTTGCCCCCCAGCAATGAGGAACATTCCCACGGTACACCCCCAAAAACGagagggggaccccaaaaccgagggggggacccccaaaaacgAGGCTGAGACCCCCACGGGGAACACGGgggggctccagctgctctccctgagcttttggggtgggcaggggtcccaaaattcccctccaGGACCCTCCTGGTGCTGAACCCTCCCTCGGAGGGGGTCCCTAAGTCCATGGGAGGGGTCCCTCACCTCcggaggggggggggggcggtCTCTGGGGGTCTTCCCCCCTCAGTGGGCATTGTGGGGGGGGGTCCCTCAGTCCATGGGGGGGTCTCTCACCCCTAGGGGGgtccctcagccctggggaggggtccctcacccccgggggtctctgggggtctcCCCCCTCAGTAGGCCTTGTGACGGGGCCAGTCGTGGGGGGGTCCCTCGGTCCGTGGGGGGGGTCCCTCATccccgggggtctctgggggtctcCCCCCCTCAGTGGGCCTTGTGGCGGGGCCGGTCGTGGCCGCGCTGGGCCCTGGCCAGCTCCCGGCCGGcgtccagcagcagcagggcgGGCACGAGCACCCAGAGCCCGTTGAGCCCCACGAAGTAACCCCAGAAATAAAAGGGGTGGGGGTCGCTGTGGGCCCAGCCCGCCCGCGCCTCCGTGGCGAAGTACAGGATGTCACCGTACagctggcctggggacagggacagggacacagtcagggacagggacatggggacagggacacagttAGGGACACGGAGACAGGCTGGGTGAAGTACAGGATGTCACCGTACagctggcctggggacagggacggggacacaCTTAGcgacagggacacggggacaggctGGGTGAAGTACAGGATGTCACCGTACagctggcctggggacagggacagggggacaggctagggacaggaacagggacacagggacagcctggagaCAGCCTGGGGATAGAGACAGCAAAAAGGACATGGAGACAGGCTGGGTGAAGTACAGGATGTCACCGTACagctggcctggggacagggacagttaGGGACAGGGGttagagacagggacaggggttagggacatggggacagggacatggggacaggctgggtgaAGTACAGGATGTCACCGTACagctggcctggggacagggacacagttAGGGACAGGGttagagacagggacaggggttagggacatggggacagggacacagggacaggctgggtgaAGTACAGGATATCACTgtacagcagggacagggattagggacagtgacagggacatggggacaggctagggacaggaacagggacacaggcacagcctggggacagcctggggacagggacagcaaaagggacatggggacaggctgggggcagggatgggggttAGGGACAGGTCAGGGACAaggacagctcagggacagcctggagacagggacacagacagggacaggggttaggagacatggggacaccaagagggacagagacagggacaggctgggggacggtgacactggtgacacaggtgagatGGGGACATGGGAACAGGAGGATGGTGACATTGAGGACGCTGGGGAGGTGactcaggtgacacaggtgacacagggccACGTACCCAGGGACACCACGAGCTGCAGGATGTAGCGGGCCGGGTGCTGCCGCAGGAGGGCGAGGAAGGTGAGGAAGCTCAGGGGACCCCAGGCCCAGGCTGTCACCGTCTCCATGGCAACCGTGAAGTCATCGCTCCTGCCGGGAGGGGGGAGGGgtcagctggggacactggggacacagccaccccctccccggtgtccccaactCACGTCATGTAGCGGCTGTCGGCCTTGGCGTACTCCTTCCCTgcaatttggggagggggctctgggtgAGGGGGGCAGGAAAACCGGGGGATCCCCAGGACCcggctgtgcccctgcccacccgcccagggacccccagatggcccagggacccctccccacttATCCAGGGAACCTTCAGGGCCCTCTAATgtccctgggacccctccccacctccccagAGACTCCAAAAATGCCcttgggacccctccccatgtGCCCAGGGAGCCCACAAGTACCCAGGGACCCCTCCAGTGCCCTCTGATGCCcttgggacccctccccatatACTCAAGGAATCTTTAGGGCCCCCTGAtgccccagggacccctccccatgtACCCAGAGACCCCATAAGTaccccagagacccctccccacatATCTAGGGACATCCCAGATGCTCCAGGGACCCCACAGATgcccctgagacccctccccacgtGCCCAATGCCCCTCCAGTGCCCCTTACTGCCcttgggacccctccccacgtGCCCATGGAACCCCCAGAGACCCATCCTCAAGTGCCCAGTGCCCCCTGCTGCCCTTGGGACCCCTCCTCACATCCCGAGATGCccccgagacccctccccacgTGCCCAGTGGCCCTCCGGTGCCCCCTGCTGCcctcgggacccctccccaaagccaCCCACCCAACCCAGCGCCCCCGCGGGTGCTCACAGACGTCGGCCAGCAGCCCGGTGTCGGCGGGCAGCTCCCGGTGCCGGAGGCTGAAATACCCTTCCAGGACCCCGTGGATGCCGGCGCACACCAGGAACCAGCCCAGGACCAACCGGCGGGCGGGGCTTCGCTTGGCCCCGCCCTTGGCCCCGCCCCCGGTCCCgcccagggcccagcccagcgcgaacagcgccgccgccgccgccgccaccgcgcCTGCGCACTGCCAGCCGGGCCGCGCGCCCGCCACGTATCCCGGCAACGCCAGCGCGCGCGGCCAATAGGGGTGCGCGCTCGTCTCCATGGCAACAGCGCCCTGTGGGGAGAGCGTGAGGGGAAGGAGGCGGTGAGCGCGGCCCGGCAAGGCCCGGCCGGAGAGAGAACGGAGAGCGGCGAGCGCCACACCGCCCGCGCTTCCCCGCGCACCCCGCGGCtcccccgcgccccccggccccgcgcgggCCCGTCCCGGCGCTCACCGGGCGCGGATCGCGGtgagccccggccccggcgcgcccccggccccgctcaccTCAGCCGCTCCCGCGTCGCTCCCgtgcccgccgccgccgcgcgccGCGCCTCGCCCCGCCCCCACGCCGCCCCCGCGGCCAATAGGAGCGCCCAGGCTCAAGGTCGGCCAATAGAAACGCGGCCCGCCCGCATCTGCCGGCCGCTGATtggccgctcccgccgctggGGAGATGTGGGGCCAGGGGGCGTGGTTTTATGGGGGCGTGGCCTCGTAATGTGGAATTATTCTCCGCCCAATGGGGCGTGGCCTCAAGCAGAGTGGGCGGGGCTTGAGTCCTGCTTTATTGGGGGGGGCTCTGTAGGGACCACCCCCCTTTTAAAGGGGCCtagagacccccccccaattATATCCCCCCCCAAATTATTCAGGGACACCAAAGACCTCCCCCCAAATTATTTAAGATCCCTTGTCCCCCCAAATTATTTAGGGAGCCCCAGGGATTCCCCCCCCAAATTATTTAAGGTcccacagaccccccccccccaaattctgtCCCCCCCTCAACCATATGGAACGATATGAagcccccccccaaattttccagcTTTTGGATACCCCAGGAGCCCCAAAATCGAcgaatttccccccaaaaaaaggaggCGGAGCCAGCGCTGGCAGCAGGTCCTGTATTGCCCCCCCAAgggccccccaaacccccccacccccagagacccccccccaaaaggAGCCGCTCGCCAGGAGCagcgggggggggaggggcgcgattttggggacccccccctcccctccccccccctgGATgttgggacccctcccccacccccaaaacgAAGCTGGGGACCCCCCCTtgggcgggggggggggtcacacgagggtcccggggggctgcgggtctggggggggagggggggtggtcccgggggggtccctgggggggaggggaaggaggggggagggggggaaagggaaaattgaaaaaaaaaaaaagaaaaaaaggagaaattaaaggaaaaaagaaaggggaaaaaagagagagaagagaaagcagagttagacccccccaaaatgacccccCCGCCCCAAATTGGGcagccgcccctcccccaccccgatttggggacccctccccccccaaaaagcGAGGCCGGAAtggagaaaaaggggggaaggggggggaggggagagaggccaaaaaaggggggggggagaCCCcagaaaagggggaggggggcCAAAATTGGGGGGAACTGGGCGGGGAGACCCCAAATTtagggggtgggggtggggctAAGGggaatcccaaatttggggatgttttgggggtccctgaagGATGGGGGAGGGGGtccccaaacctcccctcccccccccctttaAAAAAGAGATCTCAGTGAATaaggggggggtccccaaaatggggagggggaggggacacctggacCTGGGGGGGGTCCTCAATAAGGGGGAGGGTCCCTaaaatggggggggggaggggacacctggacctgggggggggggtccctaaaatggggggggaggggcacaTTCACCAACAGGGGTTTCCCGCCCATCACAGGGGGGGGGTCCCCATCATCTccggtggggtggggggggtccccaacccctccccccccccctcaCCATCCcgggccgcccctcccccccccgtACCTGGCCGCCAGGGCCCCGGCGTAGCTGAGCGAGTGCGGCAGcgcggggggaggggcgggggggtcccggcggcgcggggggggggcccaggtgggctgggggggtgggggaggggctcgGGGAGGGGTCCCGGTGTGCCGCAGGTACCAGTCCCGCAGCCCCTCCAGCGCCAGCCACTTCTGGCTGCGCCGCTGCTCCGCcgaggggggaggggcggccgggacccctcccccagccccgccgggaccccccccacGCAGCCCCGGGGGGGTCtcggagccccctccccaatcgATCAAAGCCTCGGAGCTGTTGCTGCGGCGGGTGCGGGGAGCGccgggtgggggaggggggcaggggagggggggatgggTAAGGTGAGGACCCCCCCCCAATTGGGAGTCCTGGCTGCCGGACCAGGGCCGGGGGGGCAAACCCCGGGGGGCTtcggggctggggagggggaggggagaaacaaataaagaaaattgtaattaaaaattaaaaattaaaaaaaaaaaatcccattaaaaaatttaaaaaaaaacttttttgcctccaaaaaatccattttttcctcccaaaaaagcattttcctccccccaaaaaaaactcttttaacccaaaaatcccttcccccaccaagaaaaaaatccctttcccccaaaaaaatgtttcccccccaaaaaacccaaaaaataccattttccccctaatCCCgtttcccccaaattcccatttttccccaatcccattttttcccccaatccctgatttttccccaaatccccatttttcccaaatccctgattttcccccacaatcccattttcccccaaaatcctgtttcccccaaattcccgttttccccaatcccatttttccccaaaatcccattttttcccaaattcccatttttcccaaatccccgttttttccccccaaatcccatttccccaaattcctgtttttcccaaattcccgatttcccccccaatcccattttccccaaattcccattttttcccccaatcccatttccccccaatcccattttccccaaattcccgattttcccccacagccccctttttccccccaaatcccattttccacaaatttccattttttccccccaaatcccaattccCCCAGGCCCCTTTTTctccaatcccatttttccccaaattccccatttttccccccaatccccattttcccccaatccctgttttgcccaaattccccatttttccccccaatccccgttttccccaaaatcccattt
The sequence above is a segment of the Haemorhous mexicanus isolate bHaeMex1 chromosome 35 unlocalized genomic scaffold, bHaeMex1.pri SUPER_35_unloc_4, whole genome shotgun sequence genome. Coding sequences within it:
- the EBP gene encoding 3-beta-hydroxysteroid-Delta(8),Delta(7)-isomerase; its protein translation is METSAHPYWPRALALPGYVAGARPGWQCAGAVAAAAAALFALGWALGGTGGGAKGGAKRSPARRLVLGWFLVCAGIHGVLEGYFSLRHRELPADTGLLADVWKEYAKADSRYMTSDDFTVAMETVTAWAWGPLSFLTFLALLRQHPARYILQLVVSLGQLYGDILYFATEARAGWAHSDPHPFYFWGYFVGLNGLWVLVPALLLLDAGRELARAQRGHDRPRHKAH
- the LOC132322736 gene encoding coiled-coil domain-containing protein 120-like, which encodes PARTLPRSASSLEGRSVPATPVLGRSPRGTPRERPEAPRGLPPRPWSGSQDSQLGGGPHLTHPPLPCPPPPPGAPRTRRSNSSEALIDWGGGSETPPGLRGGGPGGAGGGVPAAPPPSAEQRRSQKWLALEGLRDWYLRHTGTPPRAPPPPPHLGAPIGRGGGVGAGRGAARGGGGHGSDAGAAEVSGAGGAPGPGLTAIRAR